A region of Bacillus cabrialesii DNA encodes the following proteins:
- the helD gene encoding RNA polymerase recycling motor HelD: protein MNQQDKEWKEEQSRIDEVLQELGKKERFLETSAGGLKQDIIGLRKSFWEDVTVNVDDAHEAVETMASIKQQAELLSDRERNHRRMDQQLKRIHQLKASPYFGRIDFIENGEEQTERIYIGLASCMDEKEEHFLIYDWRAPISSMYYNYSPGKAEYEVPGETIEGEMVLKRQFIIKNGALKAMFNTDMTIGDEMLQEVLSDHSNSQMKNIVSTIQKEQNQIIRNEKSKFLIVQGAAGSGKTSAALQRVAYLLYRHRGVIDAGQIVLFSPNFLFNSYVSSVLPELGEENMEQATFQEYIELRLGRKFQCESPFDQLEYCLTETKDGGFPTRIAGITWKAGLSFQQFIDEYVTLLSSEGMIFKNIVFRGQKLITKEQIESYFYSLDQRQSIPSRMEQTAKWLLSELNKLEKKERRKDWVVQEAELLDKEDYLDVYKKLQDRKRFSESTFNDYQREQQLLASIIVKKALKPLKQAVRLLAFLDMKQLYLQLFSGWGGKFQHEKTAEIGELTGSAFAEHKLLYEDAAPFLYMQDLIEGRKKNTKIKHLFIDEAQDYSPFQMAYMRSIFPAASMTVLGDINQSIYAHAIHGAKRMDACFEGEPAEYVHLKRTYRSTRQIVELTKAMLQDGADIEPFNRNGEIPRVFKTEGREDLCQKLTKEIERLKKQGHETIAVICKTAQQCVQAHARMSEYIDVRLIHKENQTFQKGVCVIPVYLAKGIEFDAVLVYDASEKYFKTEHDRRLLYTACTRSMHTLTVFYTGKASPFAAAVPPHLYQNAE, encoded by the coding sequence ATGAATCAGCAGGATAAGGAATGGAAGGAAGAGCAGTCAAGAATAGATGAAGTGCTGCAGGAGCTCGGCAAAAAAGAGCGGTTTCTGGAAACGTCTGCAGGCGGGTTAAAGCAAGATATTATCGGTTTAAGAAAAAGCTTTTGGGAGGATGTTACCGTTAATGTTGATGATGCTCATGAAGCGGTTGAAACGATGGCGAGCATTAAGCAGCAGGCAGAGCTGCTGTCTGATCGGGAACGGAATCATCGGCGTATGGATCAGCAGCTCAAACGAATTCATCAATTAAAAGCATCGCCTTATTTCGGCCGGATTGATTTTATTGAAAACGGCGAGGAGCAGACAGAGCGAATTTATATCGGTTTAGCTTCTTGTATGGATGAGAAGGAGGAGCACTTTCTGATCTATGACTGGAGGGCGCCGATATCAAGTATGTACTATAATTATTCCCCAGGAAAAGCGGAGTACGAAGTGCCTGGTGAAACGATAGAAGGAGAAATGGTGCTGAAACGCCAGTTTATCATCAAAAACGGCGCTCTCAAGGCGATGTTTAATACTGATATGACGATCGGCGATGAAATGCTGCAAGAGGTATTAAGCGATCACTCTAATTCCCAAATGAAAAACATCGTGTCTACGATTCAGAAAGAACAAAATCAGATTATCCGTAATGAAAAAAGCAAATTTCTGATTGTGCAGGGAGCGGCTGGCAGCGGGAAAACATCGGCAGCGCTTCAGCGTGTCGCTTATTTGTTATACAGGCACCGCGGCGTCATTGATGCCGGACAAATCGTTTTATTTTCTCCCAACTTTTTATTTAACAGCTATGTCTCCTCTGTTTTGCCGGAGTTAGGCGAAGAGAACATGGAGCAGGCGACGTTTCAGGAATATATTGAGCTTCGGCTTGGCCGCAAGTTCCAATGTGAAAGCCCCTTTGACCAGCTTGAATACTGCCTGACTGAAACAAAAGATGGCGGTTTTCCAACAAGAATTGCGGGAATCACATGGAAGGCGGGCTTATCTTTTCAACAATTCATTGATGAATACGTCACGCTACTGTCCTCTGAAGGGATGATCTTTAAAAATATCGTTTTCCGCGGACAAAAACTGATTACAAAGGAACAAATTGAATCTTATTTTTACTCACTGGATCAAAGACAATCCATTCCGAGCCGGATGGAACAAACGGCGAAGTGGCTGCTGAGTGAGCTGAACAAGCTTGAGAAAAAAGAACGGCGCAAGGATTGGGTCGTTCAGGAAGCTGAGCTGCTCGACAAAGAGGATTATCTGGACGTGTACAAAAAACTGCAGGATAGGAAACGGTTCAGTGAGAGTACGTTTAATGATTATCAAAGAGAGCAGCAGCTGCTTGCGTCAATCATTGTAAAAAAGGCTTTAAAACCGCTAAAACAGGCGGTCAGACTCCTTGCATTTCTTGATATGAAACAGCTTTATCTGCAATTGTTTTCTGGCTGGGGAGGGAAATTCCAGCATGAGAAGACGGCAGAAATAGGAGAGCTGACCGGATCGGCATTTGCGGAACATAAATTGCTCTATGAGGATGCGGCTCCGTTTCTTTATATGCAGGATTTGATTGAAGGCAGAAAGAAAAACACGAAGATCAAACATCTTTTTATCGACGAAGCTCAGGACTATTCGCCGTTTCAGATGGCGTACATGAGAAGCATTTTTCCGGCTGCCAGCATGACAGTGCTCGGTGATATTAATCAGTCTATCTACGCTCATGCCATACATGGCGCAAAGCGTATGGATGCGTGCTTTGAAGGTGAGCCGGCTGAATATGTTCACTTGAAGAGAACGTACAGATCGACAAGACAGATTGTCGAGTTAACAAAAGCGATGCTTCAGGATGGAGCGGACATTGAGCCTTTTAACAGAAATGGGGAAATCCCTCGCGTTTTTAAAACCGAAGGGCGTGAGGACCTTTGTCAAAAGCTTACGAAAGAAATTGAGCGGCTCAAGAAGCAAGGTCACGAAACGATAGCCGTCATTTGCAAGACTGCGCAGCAATGCGTACAGGCGCATGCACGCATGAGTGAATATATAGATGTTCGACTGATTCATAAAGAAAATCAAACATTCCAAAAGGGAGTTTGTGTCATTCCGGTTTATTTAGCGAAGGGTATTGAATTTGACGCAGTACTTGTCTATGATGCATCAGAAAAATATTTTAAAACAGAGCACGACCGCAGGCTGTTATATACTGCCTGCACCCGTTCGATGCATACGCTGACGGTGTTTTATACAGGTAAGGCAAGTCCGTTTGCAGCGGCTGTGCCGCCTCATTTATATCAGAATGCTGAATGA
- a CDS encoding trimeric intracellular cation channel family protein: MAWELLSVIGIIAFAVSGAIVAMEEEYDILGVYILGIVTAFGGGAIRNLLIGVPVSALWEQGAYFQIALVSITIVFLFPKPLLKHWNKWGNLSDAIGLAAFAIQGALYAVKMGHPLSAVIVAAVLTGSGGGIIRDLLAGRKPLVLKAEIYAVWAALGGLIVGLGWLGNSFGLYVLFFVLVVCRVCSYMFKWKLPNRSFRLDN; the protein is encoded by the coding sequence ATGGCTTGGGAGCTGCTCAGTGTGATTGGCATCATTGCGTTTGCAGTCAGCGGCGCAATCGTTGCGATGGAAGAGGAATATGATATTTTAGGAGTTTATATATTAGGGATTGTCACAGCTTTCGGAGGAGGAGCGATCCGCAATTTGCTGATCGGTGTTCCAGTGTCGGCATTATGGGAGCAGGGCGCGTACTTTCAAATCGCCCTCGTGTCCATTACGATTGTGTTTCTGTTTCCGAAGCCGCTGTTAAAGCATTGGAACAAGTGGGGCAATTTATCAGATGCGATCGGTCTCGCAGCCTTCGCTATCCAAGGCGCACTGTATGCCGTCAAAATGGGCCATCCGCTTAGTGCCGTCATCGTGGCTGCGGTGCTGACGGGAAGCGGCGGCGGGATTATCCGCGATCTTCTTGCCGGACGCAAGCCGCTTGTGCTGAAAGCAGAAATTTACGCGGTATGGGCGGCTCTTGGCGGATTAATCGTCGGCTTGGGCTGGCTGGGAAACTCGTTTGGCTTGTACGTTCTGTTTTTCGTGCTCGTTGTTTGCCGCGTTTGTTCCTATATGTTTAAGTGGAAGCTGCCAAACCGTTCTTTTCGTTTAGATAACTAA
- a CDS encoding disulfide oxidoreductase, whose amino-acid sequence MKNRIGFLYASWVVALVAMLGSLYFSEIRKFIPCELCWYQRILMYPLVLILGIATFQGDTRVKKYVLPMAIIGAFISIMHYLEQKVPGFTGIKPCVSGVPCSGQYINWFGFITIPFLALIAFILIIVFMCLLKGEKSE is encoded by the coding sequence ATGAAAAATAGAATTGGATTTTTATATGCTTCCTGGGTTGTGGCTCTTGTCGCTATGCTTGGCAGCCTGTATTTCAGTGAAATCAGAAAGTTCATCCCTTGTGAACTGTGCTGGTACCAGCGTATCCTCATGTATCCGCTCGTCCTGATTTTAGGCATCGCCACCTTTCAAGGGGACACACGCGTGAAAAAATATGTGCTTCCGATGGCGATTATCGGAGCATTTATTTCGATCATGCACTACTTAGAGCAAAAAGTGCCCGGCTTTACCGGCATTAAGCCGTGTGTAAGCGGTGTGCCGTGCTCAGGCCAATATATTAACTGGTTTGGTTTTATTACCATTCCATTCCTGGCCTTGATTGCTTTTATCCTGATTATCGTTTTTATGTGTCTGCTGAAAGGCGAAAAATCTGAATAA
- the bdbD gene encoding disulfide bond formation protein BdbD: protein MKKKQQSSAKFAVILTVVVVVLLAAIVIINNKTEQGNEAVSGQPSIKGQPVLGKDDAPVTVVEFGDYKCPSCKVFNSDIFPKIQKDFIDKGDVKFSFVNVMFHGKGSRLAALASEEVWKEDPDSFWAFHEKLFEKQPDTEQEWVTPALLGDLAKSTTKVKPETLKDNLDKETFASQVEKDSDLNQKMNVNATPTIYVNDKVIKNFADYDEIKKTIEKELKGK, encoded by the coding sequence GTGAAAAAGAAACAGCAGTCTTCTGCGAAATTCGCGGTTATCCTTACGGTTGTGGTTGTTGTCTTATTAGCAGCCATTGTCATCATTAATAACAAAACGGAACAAGGCAATGAAGCTGTTTCCGGACAGCCGTCTATCAAAGGCCAGCCTGTGCTTGGCAAGGATGATGCGCCGGTAACTGTAGTAGAATTCGGAGATTACAAATGTCCGTCTTGTAAGGTGTTTAACAGTGACATCTTCCCGAAAATACAAAAAGACTTTATTGACAAGGGCGATGTGAAATTTTCATTCGTGAACGTCATGTTCCATGGTAAAGGTTCAAGATTAGCCGCTCTTGCATCAGAAGAAGTATGGAAAGAAGATCCTGACTCATTCTGGGCATTCCATGAAAAGCTGTTCGAAAAACAGCCGGACACAGAGCAGGAATGGGTAACTCCAGCCCTTCTCGGTGATCTTGCCAAAAGCACCACAAAGGTAAAACCTGAGACACTCAAGGACAATCTTGATAAGGAAACATTCGCTTCTCAAGTGGAAAAGGATTCTGACCTTAATCAAAAAATGAACGTAAACGCAACACCGACGATTTACGTTAATGATAAAGTGATCAAAAATTTTGCGGATTATGATGAAATCAAAAAAACGATAGAGAAAGAGCTGAAAGGGAAGTAA
- a CDS encoding heavy metal translocating P-type ATPase: MRLVKQEYVLDGLDCSNCAQKIENGVKGIKGIDGCAVNFAASTLTVSADGKEEQWVTNKVEKKVKSIDPHVTVRQKHKKKSADDGYRNRMINMLIRMAASVILGAAAYFVHSGTIEFLLFLAAYLIIGGDIVIRAVKNISRGQVFDEHFLMALATIGAFLIQQYPEGVAVMLFYQIGELFQGAAVSRSRKSISALMDIRPDYANVKTENGIKLVSPADVLIGDIIVVNPGESIPLDGKVIKGSAMVDTSALTGESVPRKAAEGQEVMSGFINQNGVLHIEVTKGYQESAVSKILDLVQNASSRKARTENFITKFAKYYTPAVVIIAALLAFVPPLMIPGAALSDWVYRALIFLVISCPCALVVSIPLGFFGGIGAASKAGVLVKGSNYLEALNQVKYAVFDKTGTLTKGSFEVTEIKPAEEFTKARLLEAAAYAELHSQHPIAESVRKAYGKMLSSDKIESYEEISGHGIFAKVNGTEILAGNKKLMEREQINGVPDENAGTIVHVAVDQRYAGAIIIADEVKEDAAQAVADLKSLGIKQTVMLTGDSKQTGEAVGKQLGIDEVYAELLPQDKVARVEALEAKLSQNEKLIFVGDGINDTPVLARADIGAAMGGLGSDAAVEAADVVLMTDQPSKIAEAIRIAKRTRRIVWQNIGFALGVKAIFLILGAFGIATMWEAVFSDVGVTLLAVANAMRVMRLKNG; encoded by the coding sequence GTGAGACTAGTGAAACAGGAATACGTTCTGGACGGTTTGGATTGCAGCAACTGTGCTCAAAAAATTGAAAATGGAGTCAAAGGCATAAAAGGCATTGACGGATGCGCGGTAAACTTTGCGGCAAGCACCTTGACTGTCTCAGCCGATGGAAAAGAAGAGCAATGGGTCACCAATAAGGTAGAGAAAAAAGTGAAATCAATCGATCCGCATGTAACGGTTCGTCAAAAGCATAAAAAGAAATCAGCTGATGACGGCTACCGTAATCGAATGATCAATATGCTGATCAGAATGGCGGCGTCTGTCATTCTTGGAGCGGCGGCCTATTTCGTTCATTCCGGAACAATCGAATTTTTGCTTTTCCTCGCCGCCTATTTGATCATCGGCGGTGACATTGTCATCCGTGCAGTCAAAAACATCAGCCGCGGCCAGGTGTTTGATGAGCACTTCTTAATGGCTCTTGCCACAATCGGCGCTTTTCTGATTCAACAATACCCTGAGGGTGTCGCCGTTATGCTGTTTTATCAAATTGGTGAGCTTTTTCAAGGAGCGGCGGTCAGCCGGTCCAGAAAATCAATCAGTGCGTTAATGGACATACGGCCTGATTACGCCAATGTCAAAACAGAGAACGGCATCAAACTGGTTTCTCCTGCGGACGTACTGATAGGAGACATCATTGTGGTTAATCCGGGTGAAAGCATACCGCTGGACGGAAAGGTCATCAAGGGATCAGCGATGGTTGATACGTCTGCTTTGACAGGCGAATCCGTTCCGCGAAAAGCTGCAGAAGGACAAGAGGTCATGTCAGGCTTTATCAATCAAAACGGTGTTCTGCATATTGAAGTCACAAAGGGCTATCAGGAATCCGCAGTATCGAAAATATTAGATTTGGTACAGAATGCGAGCAGCCGCAAAGCCCGGACGGAAAACTTTATCACGAAGTTTGCCAAGTATTATACACCTGCTGTTGTGATTATCGCGGCATTGCTGGCCTTTGTTCCGCCGCTTATGATTCCTGGCGCCGCACTTTCCGATTGGGTCTACCGCGCGCTTATTTTCTTAGTGATTTCTTGTCCGTGTGCGCTCGTTGTTTCTATACCGCTCGGTTTCTTCGGCGGAATCGGTGCAGCCTCAAAGGCCGGAGTGCTTGTGAAGGGAAGCAATTATTTAGAAGCCCTGAATCAAGTCAAATACGCGGTGTTTGATAAAACAGGAACATTAACAAAAGGCAGCTTTGAAGTGACAGAAATCAAACCTGCGGAAGAATTTACAAAGGCCAGATTACTTGAGGCTGCGGCATATGCTGAGCTTCATTCCCAGCATCCAATTGCCGAATCTGTGCGTAAAGCTTACGGAAAAATGCTTTCTTCTGACAAGATAGAGTCATATGAGGAAATATCCGGCCACGGCATTTTTGCAAAAGTAAACGGAACAGAAATCCTTGCCGGGAATAAAAAGCTCATGGAAAGAGAACAGATTAACGGCGTGCCGGATGAAAATGCGGGAACAATCGTACACGTTGCTGTTGATCAACGCTATGCCGGAGCAATCATTATAGCGGATGAAGTAAAGGAAGACGCGGCACAGGCGGTTGCTGATCTGAAATCGCTTGGAATCAAACAGACAGTAATGCTGACAGGTGATTCGAAGCAAACGGGGGAAGCTGTCGGAAAACAGCTTGGCATTGACGAGGTGTATGCGGAGCTGCTGCCGCAGGATAAAGTCGCGCGGGTCGAAGCATTGGAAGCCAAGCTTTCGCAAAATGAAAAACTCATTTTTGTCGGTGACGGCATCAATGATACGCCGGTTCTCGCGCGCGCGGATATCGGAGCAGCCATGGGAGGCCTTGGGTCAGACGCCGCGGTAGAAGCCGCAGACGTTGTGCTGATGACAGATCAGCCGTCAAAAATAGCGGAAGCGATTCGGATCGCAAAACGGACACGGCGAATCGTGTGGCAAAACATCGGCTTCGCTTTAGGTGTGAAAGCGATCTTTCTCATTCTTGGGGCATTTGGAATTGCAACCATGTGGGAAGCGGTATTCTCAGATGTCGGCGTTACACTGCTCGCTGTGGCAAATGCCATGCGCGTCATGCGTCTCAAAAACGGATAA